Genomic segment of Zonotrichia albicollis isolate bZonAlb1 chromosome 36, bZonAlb1.hap1, whole genome shotgun sequence:
cccaaattcccccaaaactcCCTAACAAActtccccaaaccccctcccagtatatcccagtatatcccagtctatcccagtatatcccagtccctcccagtatatcccagtccctcccagtgacctcaaatcaccccaaaactccctagaaccacccaaaatcccccccaaagcttccccaaaccccctcccagttccctcccagtccctcccagtatatcccagttgctcccattccctcccagtgaccccaaatccccccagaactccctaaaaccacccaaaatccccccaaatccccccaaaccccctcccagtctatcccagtctatcccagtgccccccagtgaccccaaatctccccaaatctccccaaaatccccccaaatcctccccaaaccccctcccagtctatcccagtctatcccagtgccccccagtgaccccccagcccccccagatGCGGTTCATGCTGCTGTTCAGCCGCcaagggaaactgaggctgCAGAAGTGGTACCTGGCCACGGCCGACAAGGACAAGAAGAAGATGGTGCGGGAGCTGATGCAGGTGGTGCTGGCCAGGAAGCCCAAGATGTGCAGCTTCCTCGAGTGGAGGGACCTCAAGGTGGTCTACAAGAGgtacaaaaaacccaaaaaaaagtggggaaaaaaaacggGGTTTGGTGgttaaaaaaaagggaaaagttgaggggaaatggaaaaaaaaacggGGATTCGCGgcgaaaaatgggaatttctgagCTGGAAACGGAGGGGTTGGCCATGGTTGGGTTGGCCATGATGGGGTGGTCTTCAGGAGTTGGTCATGATGGGTTATCATGATTGAGTTGGCCATGGTTGGGTTGATAATGGTTGGGTTGGCCGTGGTTGGGTTGGCCATGATGGGGTGGTCTTCAGGAGTTGGTCGTGATGGGTTGACCATGATTAGCTTGACCATGATGGTAAGTTGACCATCATTGGGTTGACCATGATGGGTTGATCATCATTGGGTTGGCCGTGGTTGGGTTGACCATCATGGGTTGATCTTCAGAAGTTGACCATGGTTGGGTTGACCATGATAGATTGACCTTCCTGAGTTGACCATGATGAGTTGACCGTGGTTGGGTTGACCATGGTTGGGTTGATCATGGATAAATTGACCATTGTTGGGTTGACCATCATGGGTTGATCATGGTTGAGTTGACCATGGTTGGTTGACCATGATAGATTGACCTTCCTGAGTTGACCATGATGAGTTGACCATGGTTGGGTTGGCCATTATGGGATGATCTTCAGGAGTTGGTCGTGATGGGTTGACCATGGTTGCATCGACCATGATTGCATCCAACCATGATTGGTTGGACTGACCATGATGGGACCTCCTCAGGGCCACATCCCCATGCTCCGGTGGGTTCTGGTGGCCATGGGGACTCCATGGTTGGGTTCTGGTGGCCATGAGGACATCCCCACCTCCCTGGTTGGGTTCTGGTGGCCATGAGGACCATGATGGGTTGACCATGGTGGGTTCTGGTGGCCATGGGGACTCCATGGTTGGGTTCTGGTGGTCATGGGGACATCCCCACCTCCATGGTTGGGTTCTGGTGGCCATGAGGACCATGATGGGTTGACCATGGTGGGTTCTGGTGGCCATGGGGACATTCCCACCTCCATGGTTGGGTTCTGGTGGCCATGGGGACCTCCATGGTGGGTTCTGGTGGCCATGGGGACTCCATGGTGGGTTCTGGTGGCCATGGGGACTCCCTGGTGGGTtctggtggccttggggacgTCCCCACCTCCATGGTTGGGTTCTGGTGGCCATGGGAACATCTCCACCTCCATGGTTGGGTTCTGGTGGCCATGGGGACCTTCATGGTGGGTTCTAGTGGCCATGGGGACCATGATGGGTTGACCACGGTGGGTTCTGGTGGCCATGGGGACATCCCCACCTCCATGGTTGGGTtctggtggccttggggaccaTGATGGGTTGACCATGGTGGGTTCTGGTGGCCATGGGGACCTTCATGGTGGGTTCTGGTGGCCATGGGGACATCCCCACCTCCATGGTGGGTTCCAGTGGCCATGAGGACATCTCCACCTCCATGGTGGGTTCTGGTGGCCATGAGGACCATGATGGGTTGACCACGGTGGGTTCTGGTGGCCATGGGGACATCCCCTCCTCCACGGTGGGTTCTGGTGGCCATGGGGACATCCCCTCCTCCATGGTTGGGTTCTGGTGGCCATGGGGACATCCCCACCTCCACGATGTCCCCCAGGTACGCCAGCCTGTACTTCTGCTGCGCCATCGAGGGCCAGGACAACGAGCTGATCACGCTGGAGCTCATCCACCGCTACGTGGAGCTGCTGGACAAGTACTTCGGCAGCGTGAGTGGGGACACGGCcgggggacaccatggggacacctcAGGGTCACCAGAAACATCTCAGGGACAtcctgggggcatcagggacGTCCTGGGGTCATCAGGGACATCTTGGGGTCACCAGAAACATCTCAgggacatcctggggacaccagaaACATCTCAGGGTCACCAGAAACATCTcaaggacattggggacacctcagggacatCCTGGGGACATCAGAAACATCTCAGGGACAttctggggacaccagggacatcccAGGGTCATCAGGGACATCTCAGGGACATCTTGGGGACATCAAGGGCACCTCAGGGACATcgtggggacaccagggacacctcagggtCATCTTGGGGACATCAAGGGCACCTCAGGGTCATCATAAACATCTCAGGATCATCAGGGACATCCCAGGGTCATCAGGGTCACCTCAGGGGTCatcagggacaccgtggggacatcCTGGGGTCACCAGAAACATCTCAAGGACATCAGAAACAtctcagggacaccagggccACCTCAAAGTTCTCTAGGAGCCCGTCAAGGCCACCAAAAGCCACTCAAggccaccagggccaccccaAAGTTCTCCAGGAGCCCCCAAATGCCACCAGGGTGACCCCAAAGCTCTCCAGGagaccccaggtgccaccaggaGCCTCTTGAGGCCACCAGGGCCACCCTAAAGTTCTCCAGGAGCTCCTCAAGGCCACCAAGGCCACCCCAAGTGCTACCAGAAGTCCCTCAGGACCACCCCAAAGTTCTCCAGAAGATCCCAAATgccaccagggccaccccaAACTTCTCCAGGAGCCCCCAAGTgccaccagggccaccccaAAGTTCTCCAGGAGCCCCCaagggccaccagggccaccccaAAGTTCTCCAGGTgccaccagggccaccccaAGTTCTCAAAGAGTCCCTCAAAGCCTCTCCAAAGTTCTCCAGGAGCTCCTCACggccaccagggccaccccaAAGTTCTCCAGGAGCTCCTCAAGGCCACCAGGGCCATCCCAAAGTTCTCCAGGAGCCCCTCAAggccaccagggccaccccaAACTTCTCCAGGAGCCCATCAAggccaccagggccaccccaAGTGCCACCAGAAGTCCCTCAGGACCACCCCAAATGTTCTCCAGAAGACCCCAAATGCCACCAGGGCCATCCCAAAGTTCTCCAGGAGCCTCTCAGGGCCACCCCAAGTTCTCAAAGAGTCCCTCAAAGCCTCTCCAAAGTTCTCCAGGAGCTCCTCAAggccaccagggccaccccaAAGTTCTCCAGGTGCCACCAGGGCCACCGCaatgtccccgtcccgggcagGTGTGTGAGCTGGACATCATCTTCAACTTCGAGAAGGCGTACTTCATCCTGGATGAGTTCGTGATGGGCGGCGAGATCCAGGACACGTCCAAGAAAAGCGTCCTCAAGGCCATCGAGCAGGCGGacctgctgcaggaggtggggacaacccaaaatcaccccaaaaaaatcccccaaaaaatctgaaaaaatcctCCAAgatatccccaaaaaatcccccaaaaaatcccaaaataaatcccgaaaaatcaaaaaaatcccccaaaaaatcccccaaaaatcccaaagtgtCCTCAAGGCCATCGAGCAGGCGGacctgctgcaggaggtgggacaccccaaaaatacccccaaaaatacccaaaaatatccaaaaaatcccccccaaaaaatcccaaaagaaaTCCcgaaaaaatcaaaaaaatcccccaaaaaatcccccaaaaatcccaaagtgtCCTCAAGGCCATCGAGCAGGCGGacctgctgcaggaggtggGGACAACCCAAAAAtaccagaaatcccaaaaacccatggggacaccccaaaaaatccaccccaaaaaaatcccaaaaagatccccccaaaaaatcccccaaaaatcccaaagtgtCCTCAAGGCCATCGAGCAGGCGGacctgctgcaggaggtgggacaccccaaaaataccccaaaaatacccaaaaaacccccaaaaagtCCCCCCAAATAATCTGAAAAAATCCTCCAAgatatccccaaaaaatcctacaaaaaatcccaaaataaatcccaaaaaaatctcaaaaaatcaaaaaaaaaaaaatccccaaaaatcccccccaaaaaatcccaaaataaatcccaaaaaatcccccaaaaaatctcccaaaaatcccaaagtgtCCTCAAGGCCATCGAGCAGGCGGacctgctgcaggaggtgggataccccaaaatcaccccaaaaaaatcccacaaatccccaaaaatcaaaaaaaaaatcccccaaaaatcacaaaagatccccccaaaaatcccaacaaaatccccaaaagatgcccccaaaaatcccaaaaaaatccacaaaacaatctcCAAAacatcccccccaaaaaatccaaagaaatgactaaaaatcaccaaaaatccccccaaaaataaaaaaaaaatccccccaaataatctcaaaattcccccaaaaataccccaagaAATCCCcaataaaatccccccaaaaaaatccccccaaaaaatcccgaagCGTCCTCAAGGCCATTGAGCAGGCGGacctgctgcaggaggtgggacaccccaaaaataccccaaaaatcccaaaaaaacccccaaaaaatctgaaaaaatcctCCAAgatatcccaaaaaatcccccaaaaaatcccaaaataaatcccaaaaaaatcaaaaaaatcccccaaaaatatcccccaaaaatcccaaagtgtTCTCAAGGCCATCGAGCAGGCGGacctgctgcaggaggtgggacaccccaaaaataccccaaaaaaatcccaaaaaatcccccaaaaaaatctgaaaaaatcctCCAAgatatcccccaaaaatcccaaaataaatcccaaaaaatccccctaaaaatcaccccaaaaagtccccccaaaaaatctgaaaaaatcccaaaaaaaatcctccaagaaatccccaaaaaaatccccaaaaactccGCCAGGATGGAATGGgagacccaaaaatcccaaaaaatccattgGGACACCCAAAAATCCAGGGGGAGGCGGGTGTGgaccccccaaactgggacaggacccc
This window contains:
- the LOC141726524 gene encoding AP-1 complex subunit sigma-1A, whose product is MRGDVTPGSGGPGAAVPEARNGPVRPPPTPGTPPGPPPGPPRPLPDPSPSPRSRLRPRPLPLTGHGAMMRFMLLFSRQGKLRLQKWYLATADKDKKKMVRELMQVVLARKPKMCSFLEWRDLKVVYKRYASLYFCCAIEGQDNELITLELIHRYVELLDKYFGSVCELDIIFNFEKAYFILDEFVMGGEIQDTSKKSVLKAIEQADLLQEEDESPRSVLEEMGLA